A portion of the Rhizoctonia solani chromosome 6, complete sequence genome contains these proteins:
- a CDS encoding NADH:flavin oxidoreductase/NADH oxidase encodes MVLARYGDSTASEDAKLLGESIQMPFSGRVAKSRFLKGENSLKAMSERMASWDPQDLSKRGIPSDDLVGLYERWGQAGYGIILTGNVMVHPEQLEAPGNPILYAPHETPERMEQFRKMAAAGKADGSLMIMQVSHPGRQVAALVNPNPVGASDIQLADRMGMSFGKPTPLDKSGIREIVNQFAYTAEAAYRTGFDGVQLHGAHGYLIAQFLSQTTNNRTDEYGGSIENRSRIIKEITEAIRVKVPDRKFVIGIKVNSVEFQAKGFQPEEAAELCKQLEAMEIDFIELSGGTYEEFGFKHSDTGPRESTLKREAFFTVFAQQITPRLHKTVVYVTGGFRSTSAMAEAVRLGTCAGVGLGRPAGSDPLLPNDIIQRNVTGATDMKIPPHEFGLGLLATGVQMEAIARGKPVIDLSDPKELTRFTEAAQSYHQQKAEDMKKGVFDPRFFYLPSANRELNLL; translated from the exons ATGGTTCTTGCGCGATATGGAGACTCTACCGCCTCTGAAGATGCTAAGCTCCTTGGAGAGAGCATCCAAATGCCCTTTTCGGGTCGAGTGGCCAAGTCTCGCTTTCTGAAAGGAG AGAACTCTCTTAAAGCTATGAGCGAACGCATGGCATCCTGGGACCCACAAGATCTATCCAAGCGAGGCATCCCCTCTGACGACCTTGTGGGCCTGTATGAGAGGTGGGGCCAGGCCGGGTACGGAATTATTCTTACCGGGAATGTTATGGTGCACCCCGAGCAGCTCGAAGCCCCCGGAAACCCTATATTATACGCGCCCCACGAGACTCCAGAACGCATGGAGCAATTCCGGAAAATGGCGGCCGCAGGAAAAGCGGACGGTAGCCTAATGATTATGCAGGTATCCCATCCTGGCCGCCAGGTAGCGGCTTTGGTGAATCCCAACCCTGTCGGAGCAAGTGATATACAATTAGCCGATCG TATGGGCATGTCTTTCGGAAAACCTACGCCCTTGGATAAGTCGGGCATCCGCGAGATTGTCAACCAGTTTGCTTACACAGCCGAGGCTGCTTATCGTACCGG ATTTGACGGGGTCCAATTGCACGGAGCTCACGGATACCTTATCGCTCAATTCTTGTCTCAAACCACCAATAACCGCACCGATGAGTATGGAGGATCTATTGAAAAC CGTTCTCGTATCATCAAGGAGATAACTGAAGCAATCCGCGTGAAGGTTCCAGACAGGAAGTTTGTGATTGGAATTAAGGTCAACAGTGTCGAATTTCAGGCGAAAGGATTCCAG CCCGAAGAGGCCGCCGAGTTATGCAAGCAGTTGGAAGCAATGGAAATCGATTTTATTGAGCTCAGCGGGGGCACCTATGAAGAGTTCGGATTCAAGCACAGCGATACGGGTCCGAGGGAGAGTACATTAAAACGCGAAGCGTTCTTCACTGTG TTTGCCCAACAAATTACTCCACGACTTCACAAAACCGTCGTTTATGTTACCGGCGGATTCCGATCTACGTCTGCAATGGCCGAGGCGGTTCGACTGGGTACATGCGCAGGAGTTGGACTCGGTCGCCCGGCCGGGTCAGACCCGTTGCTGCCTAACGATATCATCCAGAGGAATGTCACAGGGGCGACAGATATGAAGATTCCGCCTCATGAGTTTGGTCTGGGCTTGTTGGCTACCGGAGTTCAAATGGAGGCGATCGCTCGGGGAAAGCCTGTGATTGACCTGTCTGACCCCAAGGAGCTTACCCGTTTTACAGAGGCCGCGCAAAGTTACCACCAGCAAAAAGCGGAGGATATGAAAAAAGGTGTATTTGATCCAAGATTCTTCTACCTCCCGTCGGCAAACCGAGAGTTAAATTTGCTTTGA
- a CDS encoding NADH:flavin oxidoreductase/NADH oxidase, giving the protein MVLERHGHEFNMDNARLLGESIQMPFSKRIAQTRFLKADAKDLSKRGVPSDRLIGLYEKWGQGGYGIIITGNVMLHPEELEAPGNAILYAPHETPESIEQFCRMATAGKSGGNLMIMQISHPGHQVPAFINPNPLGASDIKLKDQVVLVDCMDRIYAKPTPLDKAGILEIVDQYSYTAEVAYFVGFDRVQLHGAHGYLIAQFLSRTTNNRTDEYGGTIRDRARIIGDIIRGIRSKVTDPSFVIGIKINSVEFQAKGFQPEEAAELCKELETMRIDFVELSGGTYEELGWNHGERESTKKREAFFAMFAKDITPRLNRTVSYLTGGFRSASGMADAIESGISHGIGVARPVGSDPVIPAEVIDGCISGATYVRLPSEDIITTILATGVQMESMACGIPIIDLSDPEEVLRFKDATQRHHKENGEKLLQGIIDPGYFVLGPLDKKIGCGL; this is encoded by the exons ATGGTCCTAGAACGACATGGCCATGAGTTTAACATGGACAATGCCCGCCTCCTTGGGGAGAGTATCCAAATGCCATTTTCAAAGCGAATTGCGCAAACACGGTTTCTCAAGGCCG ATGCGAAAGACCTATCAAAACGGGGGGTACCATCAGACCGCTTAATAGGATTGTATGAAAAGTGGGGACAGGGAGGGTATGGGATTATCATCACAGGAAACGTCATGCTTCACCCCGAAGAGCTCGAAGCACCCGGAAACGCGATACTGTATGCGCCGCATGAGACCCCAGAAAGCATAGAACAATTCTGTCGAATGGCCACTGCGGGAAAATCAGGCGGGAATCTGATGATAATGCAGATATCCCACCCTGGTCACCAGGTTCCGGCGTTCATCAACCCAAATCCTCTAGGTGCAAGCGATATAAAACTCAAGGACCAAGTCGTGCTTGTAGATTG TATGGACCGAATCTACGCAAAGCCTACTCCTTTAGATAAGGCAGGAATCCTAGAAATAGTTGATCAGTACTCTTATACCGCCGAAGTAGCTTATTTTGTTGG TTTCGATCGGGTCCAGCTGCATGGGGCTCATGGATATCTGATTGCACAGTTCCTGTCTCGGACAACAAATAACCGTACAGATGAATATGGCGGGACAATTAGAGAT CGTGCTCGTATTATTGGAGATATAATTCGAGGAATTCGATCGAAGGTGACGGATCCTAGCTTTGTAATCGGCATTAAGATCAATAGCGTAGAGTTTCAAGCAAAAGGGTTTCAG CCAGAAGAAGCCGCAGAGCTATGCAAAGAGCTAGAAACAATGCGAATAGACTTTGTCGAACTCAGCGGAGGAACATATGAGGAGCTTGGATGGAACCatggagagagagagagcaCCAAGAAACGTGAGGCATTCTTTGCCATG TTCGCCAAAGATATCACGCCTCGACTTAACAGAACAGTGTCTTATCTAACTGGCGGTTTCCGTTCTGCATCCGGAATGGCAGATGCCATCGAATCGGGCATATCCCATGGTATTGGTGTTGCTCGTCCGGTGGGCTCAGATCCAGTGATACCCGCTGAAGTGATAGACGGATGTATTAGTGGAGCGACGTATGTTAGGTTACCATCAGAAGACATAATCACGACAATCCTAGCAACAGGAGTGCAGATGGAATCCATGGCTTGTGGAATACCAATCATCGATCTATCGGATCCCGAAGAGGTTTTGCGCTTCAAAGATGCAACACAACGTCATCATAAAGAAAACGGGGAGAAACTTTTGCAAGGCATTATAGATCCGGGTTATTTTGTTCTGGGACCGCTTGACAAGAAAATTGGTTGTGGCCTGTGA
- a CDS encoding glyoxal oxidase, with protein sequence MVPTRPPSARASSGILGHLALFGDGTTPEVEAIRMSALGFDSLPASARCWDSPASRLLSPELSLIIPLCGLVILLAIMSSSRRSAVRFVALATFLVTGAAAAPKVLPKPGQPTKSGKPGTFEVVGDSGVSAMQLFLGTDNRVYIVGNPEHPAWATEYDINTNTIRSMDVVTNSFCAGGGVLGNGTWLNADFSVRPKADFDCRIDYPIQFLESDLCIGLVAVTWGGLTAASQDGKDGPYYTVDGGKAIRLLDPCDDKKCNWREMFMSTRRWYPTLENLEDGSLMIIGGNLWGGFVNSQGQNNPTYEFFPSRGDPIGLNILTTTLPANLYPLTWLLPSGNLFIQSNWKTEVFDYKANKEYFLDDIPHAVRTYPASGGTVMLPLTPKNNYTATIMFCGGSDLQPDQWTETWAIAAYPADSSCVKMSPDVSGEWENDDSLPEGRTLGSMILLPTGEIFMVNGANLGVAGYGNVSWAIGQSYADQPIYRPIIYNPDAPAGSRWSREGLSDSTVARMYHSGATILPDGSVFVSGSNPNADYNVGSNVKYPTEYRVERFYPMYYSKRRPEPVGLLSQLSYGGGYFNVTLSSEDLSGDASNIAKAKVVIIRPGFSTHALNMGQRYIQLDSAYTGNEDNSGVLHVSQLPPNPAVFPPGPALIFVVVDGVPSIGQTIMVGSGKIETQPTQAAASLPQSQIASQNSPGGNSSSGSGNNNSNSAIRSGLNIVLHGVFGLALAISLA encoded by the exons ATGGTCCCTACACGACCACCATCAGCCCGTGCAAGCTCGGGGATTCTCGGACACTTGGCATTATTTGGAGATGGAACCACTCCCGAGGTCGAGGCTATACGAATGAGCGCTCTCGGTTTTGATTCGCTGCCCGC GAGCGCTCGTTGCTGGGACAGCCCTGCATCTCGCTTGCTTTCTCCTGAACTCTCGCTCATTATACCTCTGTGTGGTCTTGTAATTCTTCTTGCTATTATGTCCTCGTCAAGGAGATCAGCCGTGCGTTTCGTCGCACTCGCGACATTCCTTGTGACAGGTGCTGCTGCCGCACCCAAGGTCTTGCCCAAACCTGGTCAGCCAACCAAATCTGGGAAGCCCGGAACATTTGAAGTGGTAGGGGACAGCGGTGTCTCTGCGATGCAACTTTTCTTGGGAACCGACAACCGCGTCTATATC GTAGGAAACCCTGAGCATCCAGCATGGGCCACCGAATACGACATCAATACCAACACAATTCGTTCCATGGACGTCGTCACAAACTCATTCTGCGCCGGTGGAGGTGTGTTGGGGAACGGCACTTGGCTGAAC GCGGATTTCAGTGTCCGTCCCAAGGCGGATTTCGATTGCCGCATCGACTACCCTATTCAGTTCCTGGAATCTGACTTGTGTATTGGTTTGGTAGCCGTTACTTGGGGTGGACTTACCGCTGCCAGCCAGGACGGTAAGGATGGTCCGTATTATACTGTAGATGGAGGCAAAGC TATTCGGTTGCTCGATCCATGCGACGACAAGAAATGTAATTGGCGAGAGATGTTCATGTCAACTCGCCGTTGGTACCCCACCCTTGAAAACCTCGAGGATGGAAGTTTAATGATCATCGGAGGAAATCTATGGGGTGGTTTCGTGAACAGCCAAGGGCAG AACAACCCAACTTATGAATTCTTTCCTTCTCGAGGTGATCCCATCGGGTTGAACATCCTTACCACAACACTCCCGGCCAATCTTTACCCTCTGACCTGGCTCTTGCCCAGCGGCAACTTGTTTATTCAATCAAACTGGAAGACTGAGGTATTCGACTACAAGGCCAACAAGGAGTACTTCTTGGATGATATTCCACATGC TGTTCGGACATACCCCGCCAGTGGAGGTACAGTTATGCTCCCCTTGACTCCGAAGAACAATTACACCGCTACTATCAT GTTCTGTGGTGGTTCCGATCTGCAGCCCGATCAATGGACTGAGACTTGGGCTATCGCCGCGTACCCAGCCGATTCATCATGTGTCAAGATGTCCCCTGATGTTTCAGGAGAATGGGAAAATGACGACTCGCTCCCTGAAGGCCG AACCCTTGGTAGTATGATCTTGCTGCCCACCGGTGAAATTTTCATGGTCAATGG CGCAAACCTTGGCGTCGCGGGGTACGGAAACGTTAGCTGGGCAATCGGCCAATCCTACGCAGACCAGCCTATCTACAGGCCCATCATCTACAACCCGGATGCTCCCGCTGGATCTCGTTGGTCTCGTGAAGGTTTGAGCGATAGCACTGTCGCCCGCATGTACCATTCCGGTGCGACTATTCTACCCGACGGTTCTGTTTTCGTGAGTGGGTCGAACCCGAACGCGGATTACAATGTTGGTTCCAATGTCAAGTATCCGACCGA GTATCGCGTTGAGCGTTTCTACCCTATGTATTATTCAAAGCGTCGCCCCGAACCTGTTGGTCTTCTTAGTCAACTCTCCTACGGAGGAGGTTATTTCAATGTAACGCTTTCTTCGGAAGACCTGAGCGGAGATGCTTCGAATATCGCAAAAGCCAAGGTTGTTATCATCCGTCCTGGGTTCTCGACTCACGCTCTG AACATGGGCCAACGATACATCCAACTTGACTCTGCTTATACCGGAAACGAAGATAATTCGGGTGTACTTCATGTCTCACAGCTTCCGCCTAATCCTGCAGTCTTCCCTCCCGGCCCAGCACTCATCTTCGTAGTCGTTGACGGTGTGCCTTCCATCGGTCAAACGATTATGGTCGGCTCGGGTAAGATCGAGACCCAACCCACTCAAGCTGCGGCATCACTCCCACAGAGCCAAATTGCATCTCAGAACTCACCTGGAGGGAACAGCTCATCCGGCTCGGGTAACAACAACAGTAATAGTGCCATACGATCAGGCCTCAATATCGTTTTACATGGGGTGTTTGGACTGGCCCTCGCTATATCGCTAGCTTAA
- a CDS encoding 50S ribosome-binding GTPase, producing the protein MLIPSQTPLCDELDETNLKTVLVCGASGSGKSRFINTATGSNLVIGHGIDSETDQVIDKGIPLLKYGDNYVQLVDTPGFQDTRDGDEVPVFKNITEWLAARYAGNLRIVGFIYLRSIQESKVLRAETRLIQMFKDLCGEDCLDRVLLVTNRWQQDSDEEEERREREIVTDIRRFGSTGTKHIQVRRLRNKYGTQDAQQIVGLFATRDPVTLQVQREIVDNGVAFNETTAGAHIEADLRVRIEQMVGNNVNPQPNLSYARQQYESLKSKPSAFRVMAGIILTGIAFFAVGVIDGLIF; encoded by the exons ATGCTAATACCATCACAAACCCCACTTTGCGATGAGCTTGACGAAACAAACCTGAAGACAGTATT GGTATGTGGTGCATCGGGTTCTGGAAAATCCAGG TTTATCAATACCGCCACGGGTAGCAACCTGGTTATCGGGCACGGCATTGACTCGGAGACCGATCAAGTCATCGACAAGGGCATCCCTCTTTTAAAATACGGCGATAATTACGTTCAGCTTGTCGACACACCCGGCTTTCAGGACACGCGCGATGGGGATGAAGTACCCGTATTCAAGAATATCACAGAATGGCTTGCTGCTCG ATATGCTGGAAACTTAAGAATCGTCGGATTTATATATTTAAGATCCATTCAAGAATCAAAAGTCTTACGCGCAGAAACACGACTGATTCAGATGTTTAAGGACTTGTGTGGGGAGGACTGCCTCGATCGCGTCTTGCTGGTTACAAACAGGTGGCAACAAGACtcggacgaagaggaagagcgaCGGGAACGAGAGATAGTTACCGATATCAGGCGGTTTGGCTCTACTGGGACAAAGCACATCCAGGTTCGAAGGCTTCGGAACAAGTATGGGACCCAGGACGCGCAGCAAATTGTAGGACTCTTTGCGACACGCGACCCAGTTACCCTCCAAGTTCAACGTGAAATCGTGGACAATGGGGTGGCGTTCAATGAAACTACTGCTGGAGCACACATCGAGGCGGATTTGCGGGTTAGGATCGAACAGATGGTTGGT AATAATGTGAATCCGCAACCCAATCTAAGTTATGCCCGACAACAATACGAGTCACTTAAAAGCAAACCATCTGCTTTTCGTGTCATGGCAGGAATAATACTAACCGGCATTGCGTTTTTTGCCGTAGGAGTCATTGACGGTCTTATATTTTAA
- a CDS encoding ribosomal protein L14p/L23e has translation MSPIDLVSFLPCVPIIHSLEISAAPASGTKFRLTLGLPVGAVLNCADNSGAKTLFIIEPYGFGARLNRLPDAGVGDMVVASVKKGKPELRKKTMPAVVVRQRKAWRRRDGVFLYFEDNAGVIVNPKGEMKGSAITGPVAKECADLWPRIASNAGTVV, from the exons ATGTCGCCAATTGACCTGGTTTCTTTCTTGCCATGCGTTCCAATCATCCATTCCCTCGAAATATCTGCCG CCCCCGCATCTGGTACCAAATTCCGCCTGACCCTCGGTCTGCCTGTCGGAGCAGTCCTCAACTGCGCAGACAACTCTGGGGCCAAGACGCTCTTCATTATCGAGCCTTATGGATTCGGAGCCCGCCTGAACAGGTTGCCAGATGCTGGTGTTGGTGACATGGTTGTTGCTTCCGTCAAGAAGGGAAAGCCCGAGTTGAGGAAGAAGA CCATGCCTGCTGTCGTCGTCCGCCAACGCAAGGCCTGGCGCCGACGAGATGGTGTGTTCCTGTACTTTGAGGACAACGCCGGTGTCATCGTAAACCCCAAGGGAGAAATGAAGGGCTCTGCCATCACCGGACCTGTCGCAAAAGAATGC GCTGACCTCTGGCCGCGTATCGCCTCCAACGCAGGCACAGTGGTCTAA
- a CDS encoding V-type H+-transporting ATPase subunit E: protein MSRPMNDEEVASELNKMVAFIRQEAMEKAREIKAKIVRAETLAIDAEYAKKRKQAETAVKIAQSTQTNKSRLKLLHAREQHLSELFTNARNQLLELSKDEQKYEDLLKSIIVQGLLSLLEPSATVSARPKDVGLVEKAVQAAQAEYKEISGRDVEVKVEDTLPENSAGGVRLVSGNRRITIDNTLDERLRLLEDRMLPEIRTDLFGKNENRKFYS from the exons ATGTCACGACCCATGAACGATGAAGAAGTCGCGAGCGAGTTGAACAAGATG GTCGCGTTCATTCGTCAGGAAGCCATGGAAAAGGCACGAGAGATCAAG GCCAAGATCGTACGTGCAGAAACCCTCGCGATCGACGCCGAATAcgcaaagaagaggaaacaGGCCGAGACGGCGGTCAAGAT TGCCCAGTCGACGCAAACGAACAAGTCTCGTCTCAAGCTTCTCCACGCGCGAGAACAGCATCTCTCTGAGCTCTTTACAAACGCACGCAATCAGCTCCTCGAGCTCTCCAAGGACGAGCAAAAGTACGAGGATTTGTTGAAGAGCATCATTGTTCAG GGTCTCCTTTCACTCTTGGAGCCTTCTGCAACCGTTTCAGCGCGTCCGAAGGATGTTGGACTAGTAGAGAAAGCTGTGCAGGCTGCGCAAGCTGAGTATAAGGAGATCAGTGGACGGGATGTGGAAGTTAAGGTTGAAGATACCCTTCCCGAGAACAG TGCGGGTGGTGTGAGGCTTGTCAGCGGTAACCGACGCATTACGATTGACAACACTTTGGATGAAAGGTTGAGACTTTTGGAAGATCGC ATGCTCCCCGAGATTCGCACGGACCTCTTTGGCAAGAACGAGAACCGCAAGTTCTACTCTTAG